Genomic segment of Andrena cerasifolii isolate SP2316 chromosome 7, iyAndCera1_principal, whole genome shotgun sequence:
gcaatggcaatggcaatggcaatggcaatggcaatggcaatggcaatggcaatggcaatggcaatggcaatggcaatggcaatggcaatggcaatggcaatggcaatggcaatggcaatggcaatggcaatggcaatggcaatggcaatggcaatggcaatggcaatggcaatggcaatggcaatggcaatggcaatggcaatggcaatggcaatggcaatggcaatggcaatggcaatggcaatggcaatggcaatggcaatggcaatggcaatggcaatggcaatggcaatggcaatggcaatggcaatggcaatggcaatggcaatggcaatggcaatggcaatggcaatggcaatggcaatggcaatggcaatggcaatggcaatggcaatggcaatggcaatggcaatggcaatggcaatggcaatggcaatggcaatggcaatggcaatggcaatggcaatggcaatggcaatggcaatggcaatggcaatggcaatggcaatggcaatggcaatggcaatggcaatggcaatggcaatggcaatggcaatggcaatggcaatggcaatggcaatggcaatggcaatggcaatggcaatggcaatggcaatggcaatggcaatggcaatggcaatggcaatggcaatggcaatggcaatggcaatggcaatggcaatggcaatggcaatggcaatggcaatggcaatggcaatggcaatggcaatggcaatggcaatggcaatggcaatggcaatggcaatggcaatggcaatggcaatggcaatggcaatggcaatggcaatggcaatggcaatggcaatggcaatggcaatggcaatggcaatggcaatggcaatggcaatggcaatggcaatggcaatggcaatggcaatggcaatggcaatggcaatggcaatggcaatggcaatggcaatggcaatggcaatggcaatggcaatggcaatggcaatggcaatggcaatggcaatggcaatggcaatggcaatggcaatggcaatggcaatggcaatggcaatggcaatggcaatggcaaggGCAAGGGCAAGGGCAAGGGTAAGGGCAAGGGCAAGGGCAAGGGCAACGGCAACGGCAACGGCAACGGAAGCGGCAGCGGCAGTGATAGTGGTAGTGATattaaataaagtgtatacattaaagcttattgaatttgtcttgaaacgcacAATCAACtgatctctaaaaaaaagttccatttaaaaaatcgaacttgaccatcgtgactcacaaataataatcgaagaaaaaattcTTCTGTTCCAATAAATTTGCCACCTGGAACCACGCAATTGCatataaacaatttcttttatacagggtgtcccaaaaatgtcggagttccttgaaaggggtgactcagggggtgatttgaatcaacattttccttagcgaaaatattatccgaagcttcgttaacgagatattaacaaaaccccccgaccaatcagagcacgCGCCTTCCGCTCgtgctcccgttgtagcgttggctacgcggtaggcggctgcgcttgtactacgaaggtacgaacaagcaagtcggcatgcatcgaaggaaaccacgttacacagtttttttttaagcagaatcctaaataataattgtttgaagtgtgaggacaagaaatacgcaaatttcgttttcaaataaggcataaacgaaaaggtaatgtaacaaaaaatgtacgacaagtgatcataattcattattgaggtaaaaatccgtagtttaatcacggccaacataactaaatttaaacaataataataggtgtatgaataaattctttcagactggatttacataatcggtataaagcaaccgaatttctatcgcagtgatattcgtaaactaccagaaaaatggcaaaaggtaattaacaataatggaaattatttcgatgattgagttgtttttatatttttttttttttaaatcaaactgttattgaaccctaaaatcgaacagaatttatttctacacctaataatcaccaataaatgaaataaaactcaccctttcggaaattcctttccttcctttccttccttttcggaaacatgtgtcactaagtaggtcactgtgccgatcctggtcatcggtggacgaaaatatttatggtagggttgcgcccagtgctcagctgatcgcaggtatacgacaccacccgaaggtaaggattacaacgtcaacggcgtccgggttaatgtaccgaatattcactttacTGCACGGCCAggaacactgatcacttaatttacttttcatggaacgtgttgttccaaCGTTATAAAAttcgtggccccgaaaggggccggttACTGTTAGTGGAGCAGTTGCTcgttgtgaccaccctcagcgtctatgcacgccttgcggtaTCATTGATTCCGTtaagaataatcttgacgccaaacgccgaatcgtactctcgctgggggtttggatgtgcggttattcccgtgcaaacgctcgcacagtagcacttgcgtccccgttgttccgggcgtacacccagaacatcgcgtaacattcttgagcggagaacatttctgggacgagattgctagctgactgacaggattttttccaagcaacttcctctacccccaagtagtttctctcgttccattatgagttaactcccaccaggacaagaggctttaggtaaaaagaagccagcatattttcgaaacacacgtgctttgcagaagtgcaacgaacgacccatcctacactttcacataagtccgcgctccgtccttttactgccaatgtacccgttgcttcgagataaacagcagacaccacgtgtttcggttcgaaagggcccgaagagaagagaaacagaaagtcttcgagttgctataaagaagaaaaggcatacgatgagggagtttccgttttcgaataccctgagttcacgtcagctacgaggcggaaccgctaagccataaattacccaaaacaaatcgttctctaccgccgactcgcaggacaatacagtcataaaccgcgaccctggcgaaatgctttggccgaccagcctgattaatttttgcgaactagcaattaaaaagtaatatccaacatcaatacacctcgcggagagatacagaaagaaagggggtaactcgtttactgcgtgtagtcccacctgcttcgtccttccttccaattaaaggcaggtcccttatctctcgagtataagcacgcgctcgaatttcaaaacaaaagcacgcgctgacgtattccgtgcgagagaaggtgggcttcagGGAGGAGAtatttgctgtgaagagggcctcttcaaaacaggggccgtttgggagggatgcagggcagattggttaggttacgaccaatcggaattcatgcccaccttttctcgcacggaatacgtcaacgcgtgcttttgttttgaaattcgagcgcgtgatTTTACTtgagagataagggacctgcctttaattggaaggaaggacgaagcaggtgggactacacgcagtaaacgagttaccccctttcttcctgtgtctctccgcgaggtgtattgatgttggatattactttttaattgcaagttcacaaaaattaatcaggctggtcggccaaagcatttcgccagggtcgcggtttatgattgtattgtcctgcgagtcggcggtagagaacgatttgttttgggtaatttatggcttagctgctTCCGCCTCCTAACTGACGTGAACTTAAGGTACTAGAAACCAGAAACTCCCTCATGGTATGCCCTTTCTTCTTTacagcaactcgaagactttctgtttctcttctcttcgggcccgttcgaaccgaaacacgtggtgtctgctgtctatctcgaagcaacgggtacattggcagtaaaaggacggagcgcggacttacgtgaaagtgtaggatgggtcatccgttgcacttctgcaaagcacgtgtgtttcgaaaatgtgctggcttctttttacctacagcctcttgttctggtgggagttaacccataatggaacgagagaaactacttgggggtagaggtagttgtttggaaaaaatcctgtcagtcagctagcaatctcgtcccagaaatgttctccgctcaagaatgttacgcgatgttctgggtgtacgcccggaacaacggggaagcaagtcctactgtgcgagcgtttgcacgggaatacccgtacttctaaacccccagcgagggtacgattcggcgtttggcgtgaagattattctcaacggagtcaatgatgccgcaaggcgtgcatagacgctgagggtggtcacatcgagcaactgcacaactaacagtaatcggcccctttcagggccacgaattttataacgtaggaacaacaagttccatgaaaagtaaattaagtgatcagtgttagtggccgtgcagtgaagtgaatattcggtacattaacccggacgcacttgacgttgcgatccttaccttcgggtggtgtcgtgtacctgcgatcagctgagcactgggcgcaaccctaccataaatcttttcgtccaccgatgaccaggatcgacacagtgacctacatagtgacacaggtttccgaaaatgaaggaaaggaatgcccgtaggggtgagcattatttaatttattagtgattattaggtgtagaaataaattctgttctattttagggttcaataacagtttgatttaaaaaataaaagaataaaaacaactcaatcatcgaaataatttccattatttttaattaccttttgccatttttctggtagcttacgaatatcactgcgatagaaattcggttgctttataccgattatgtaaatccagtctgaaagaatttattcatacacctattattattgtttaaatttagttatgttggccgtgattacactacggatttttacctcaataatgaattatgatcacttgtcgtacatttcttgttacattaccttttcgtttatgccttatttgaaaacgaaatttgcgtatttcttgtcctcacacttcaaacaattattatttaagattctgctttaaaaaaaaactgtgtaacgtggTTTCCTTCTATGCATGCCgagttgcttgttcgtaccttcgtagtacaagcgcagccgcctaccgcgtagccaacgctacaacgggagctcgggcggaaggcccgtgctctgattggtcgggggtttttgttaatatctcgttaacgaagcttcggacaatattttcgctaaggaaaaatttgtttcaaatcaccccctgagtcacccctttcaaggaactccgacatttttgggacaccttgtatctccaatacgttaggaaATATCCAGCTGTTTACTTTTCCCGTGGACGTCCTGTATAAtgaactaaaatataaaatatatggcGGAGATGGCGACGATTTAAGGCAATATTGAAgattgcacaataatattgaacGTCTACAGGCCGCTTTAGAAGTGCCATGAAATACGCAGAATCTGTGAGCAGTACCGTGCCGAGTCGTGTCGGGCGCTTGCCGTAAACACTCTTTTCTGAATACAACTCGGCGTaatcttgcccccccccccccccatcccaCCATATCTTTGTGTTGGAGTTACCCAAAAACTTGAAACTTGACTTAAACCTAATACTTCGCAAACGGAACTTAACCTCCAAATTTCACATTTCGATCTTTTTTAGTTACTTCAACTTTGGCAGAAAGGTACTGTTTGGGATACAATAAaaggaaacattaaaaaatctggaaaaattcgaagaaattcgatatctctggaaccactgaacCCATAACCATGAAATTTTTTAGGCATGTTCCTCTTAGCCCCCCGGTGCTCgctgagaaattttaaaaaaatctcgcCATCCTATTACCGAAAGACGATACATGAAAGTTTTGCCCCCGCGCGCGCGACGCATGTTTCGGTCCTGACGATGACGCCATAACACAGTCACAGCACGGAGCCCCCCACTCCGCAAAAATCGCACGATCCTCTCACACGGGCTCAGATGTACGTACCGCTCGGAATTTTCCACAGTAATTCATTGAAAGCCACCGAGAAGGACCAATAGGGGTAGGGAGTGGGCTATTCGAAAAACAGTGGCTGATGTCCAACAAGAACCCGTAGCTATGAAAAGAAGGGTaacttacaaaaaaaaagtgaaattccatcaaaaacatttcatataaaaaatggAACCGAGTCTCATGACTCTTTATCCATAAAAAGTTGTGAGATGTCATGTATAGCCAAGTCTAGCTCTCTCATTAAGGGAGGATCCTggtgtaaaaatcgatttttttgcttCAATCTATAGTACTACTTCCATAGAGTATATTCCGAAAGTTGCAATTGGAAATTCGAAGTTTTAAGGGCCCCATAGCCCATTTCTTGCGCGCAGGTATATGAGCGCGGAGGGGAGCGCCACGCGCACAGCGACTTTTGTGTCAGGACCCATCGCTCGGCCTGCGCTGCCACAATAGCTAAGCAGATCTACTCTTGAACCATTATGTGAGTCATTGTATACCTGCTAAAAGGTATATTTGTAGTTTAGGTAACACAAATGTATTTACTATTAGCTGTGCGGTGACGAATTACTGAAGTTCGTTCATGACTCTGACGCGTTATCAAAAGGGTACTAGGTTTGTATCACAACAGCTACGTCATCGTGGATGCGCCACCACGGATGCATCACTCTGTACCCCACCACCAAAAATTGGTACATATAATAGGACCCCAAAAACAAGACCCGTCAGTTCCAAACCGTGACAATTAGCGAGCAGTCATTATAACTAAGCTATTTACGCGCAGCAGAGCATTCGAGGATACTCTTGTCGTTTCCTGATTAATTAagtgtattttattattaaagttaattgtttaaaataaaagtgcAATTAGTGAACCCGAGGGCTTCCACTTCAGTTCTTCATCTCATAACAACAGACTTGTACATCAAAATGTCCTATCCAAAAAGAAGCAAAGACGACAATACTCGTGCTCGAAGCCTCCAAAGTGAAAGTTTCACTAATCGACCGCGAGTACTTCCGACATTACATGTGCTTCTAAGTTTTCTTATCGAATAATAGAATTCGTAAGCTTTTTTGGTGCGTTGTCAGAGATAGTTATTTGCAAAGACtgtaaaaaagatgtgaaattcGAAGAAGAAAAACTTCGGGGCCTCGGATTTAAAGTTGTTGTTTCGTGCCACTGCAGCCGTCGCCTAATTTCATCGGGGCCTTTCATAAATAACGGATATAAAATCAATCGACGAATAGTTTTCGCTATGCGACTTTTGCGACGGGATAAATTTATTCTGCGGCATTATGGATATCGGGAAAGGGCTCAGTAAATCCATGCACGACCTTGTGGTGGGGCATATTCATACAGCCACGAAAACAGTATTCGACAGTTTATGGCAAAAAACAGTACacgaggaaaaagaagaaaccgagaaaaaaggaagatcaccaacaaatttaaaaatttccggCGATGGCTCGTGGAAAAAACGCGGCTTCACTTCGTTGTTTGGTGTAACAACACTGATTGGCTACTATAGCGGCAAAGTGGTAGATCTCGTTGTCAAAAGCAGCTACTGCCAAGCATGTACGATTTGGCGACAAAAAGAAGACACACAGGAGTATGCCGAATTGTATGAAGAACATAAAGAAGAGTGCTCATCAAACCATGAAGGTTCGGCGGGAAAAATGGAGGTCGACTCTATCACAGAAATGTTTTCTACATCCGAAGAAAAATATGGAGTAAAATACGGAAACTACATCGGAGACGGTGACTCTAAAACATTTAAAGCTGTTTTAGATTTAAAACCATATGGAGATGATTTCCATGTAACAAAAAGTGAATGCGTTTCCCACGTTGAAAAACGAATGGGCAGTCGGCTACGAAACgtgaagaaagaaaagaaacttgGCGGAAGAGGGAAGCTAACTGACACCCTGATAAAAAAGCTAACGAAATACTACGGATTAGCAATCAGGAGGAATATTGAATCCGCTGATGAAATGGAGAAAGCCATAATGGCAACTTATTTTCACTTATGTTTCACAGATGAAAATCCAAGGCACGATAATTGCCCGGTAGGTGCCGACAGCTGGTGCGGGTATCGTGCCGCTCAGGCCGCAGGTCTAAATTTCAAGCACCCGCCTCCGCTTCATTCAGATGTCAGGACAATATTTTCCCCATTTACCAAAGCCTTTATAATCACGACCTATTAGAAAGATGCTTAGGCGGGCATACACAAAATGCCAATGAAAGCTTTAATGCTACAGTTTGGCGACTAACGCCAAAGCATTTGCACTCGGGccgaaaaattattgaaatcgccAGCTATATAGCCGCTGGCATATTTAATGAAGGGTATGCTGCTATTTTGAATATATtggaaacattaaaaataacgaTCGAACCTCAGTGTAAGTTGTACGCCGACACTTACAAAGCCGAGCGGACGAAGAGGCAGGAGCGCCGCAGCTTATGGGGCAGCAAAGAGGCTCGAATGGCTCGAAGACAATtgcaaatcgagcaaaacgagttgtTCGAGGAAGCGGAAGGAATATTATACGGACCTGGAATAGCAGACTAACAGAAAACAGCAGTAAGTATCCAAAAATCACttccttttctacttttctgtatcgaaaactttaaacgtgtttttctcgaaactacttTCTTACGATTGGCGGGTcaaataactcaaaaactacttGACTAATCGCCTTGCAATTTTAcacacatatagtttattacaCGCACTAGTCGATGAACatataacataaataaattaattaatttaaagcaTTTTTATTGCAtgaacaaaaatgaattttccaGCAAAAAATCGCGTTTTATTTTCAAagtgccgccattttgttaattttcaacttttttcacttttcaagGTCCATCGACAAACTGTGTTCATAAAGAGTAagaaatatttctgtatttttatttcagatgagtaCAAAAGGAATGAGAGCACCCGCTAATTCAAACGTTCGACGCCGAGACACTGTACATATGCCGTTCTACTTctgctttacaatttttttacaactaaaaaaaaatatttttacatagtTTAATCAAGAACCAATAAAACCGCATAGCTCCGAATgcgatttaataaatattttctttaaaataaattcccaaaaattccTATATTTTCGGTAATCTACACCAGGATCCCCCCTTAACTCTGACACTTTCGCAATTACGTAGTACAAGAATGTGACGGAAGTTGCTTACATTTTCATATTCACGGTTATTAATAAACtattgcataaaataatatttatacaggaACTGAacgtatatgtatttatagggtggacttaattttacataacattGTAAGGTGTAATAACTTCCCTGTGCTGCGTATTTGCCAAGTCACAATGTGTTCTTTAACTAAAGATGTAGACTTGGAGTGATTTGTGAACGAAAATGTCGGAGTTAATGAGAGCGGTAGACTCGGCTCTATATGACATCCCACAACTTTTTATGGGTAAAGAGTCGCGAGACTCGGCTCCATTTTTTACATGGAATGTTTTTGATGGGATCTACTTTACTGGTGCCACGTGCCAAGCTGATGTTTACGTGAAGCGAGCACGGCGCGGCGACGACGGGCACGAACACCAGGCCCGGTCATAAACAGGGCCGGTGCAAGGATGGTTGGCGCCTTCATGCAAGAAAATGTTTGGCGCCCCATAATTTTGTATCCCcgctttctatttaatatgttttgcctttacgCAGTACGAAAGAAAAATTACAACCACATTTTGTTTCTGTGGGagcctttattattaagcgtgcggTATAGTTTCTTAGCGTCCCCTTCGgatggcgcccttatgcggcacataacttgcataatgggttacGCCGGCCCTGATCACAAATTAGTCTAGGGTTCTTACGGAATTTTCGCAAACGACGACGAAGGGACTTTCCTGACCGAGGAAAGGCAGTCTTCGAATTACCTTGACTCGTTGCGGAGCTCGCAACGCGAAAGTGCAATATATATTTTAGTGATTCGCAAAATGACAAATATGTAGAATGGACGATATGTAGAATGTAAGTATTAAAATTGTATACTATTAAACATGGCGATTCTCCCGCCTCGCTGAGTTTATTGATTTCAACGCACAAAAATATGTTTGCGTACATTATTCGCTTAAAAGCAACACGtgatactttttaaatattattttctctgCAATTATAGACATTTGAAAGATCGAATATTGTACGCACATATTTTTAGCATAGATAATCATCATACCCATTATAAGCGGTTAGAAGAAAAGcgggaacaaataaaattttcataaaaaatggaatatttcATAGAAACCGTATACTTTGGTGCCAATTCGCAACCTGAAGATAAAGTGCGAGAAAAAAATCCTTTCAAACACAGATTATGGATCACCTTGGGCATCTTTTGGCACCTACGtcaatattatatttgaaaaaaaatatatattttcgctCCTCCGTACCGTACTGTCTTGCTTAAATAATTGAGAGCTATCTAAACTGtatatcaataataatttaaatattggtttaaaaaatcattttattaatgaaaactGTTAAAATGGACTTCAAACAATGAAACAGATATCTTATTTTCGGTTTAACTTCAAAACTatttaaccgattttgacaATTCTTCCTCCATGATCCAAGTTGATTGAAACTTAACTAAACGCAAtaggtttcatgaaaatcggtccagtagttacggagaaattcgcggacaaatataatacatacaaacatatacatacatgtcAAAATTAGGACAGTAGGTTCAGATCAGTAAATATAGATTAACTAACAAAATACGAACCCATTTCAAGATCTAAATGCATACAAACATACACACATAGGGGAGACCAGAGCAAAATCGGGATGCCAAGGATAAAAGctcataactttgacattattagtagtatagctaggcaggttctaattcaaatttgagtttcaaggtcatgataaggATTTCCCCCGACctcgaaatccaaatttgagtttgaaaattttcaaaatttgttttttgccgtcgggcggcggcggatgacgtcatagagatggcggagtggtggggggtatagcgcgagaactgatatcgaatcaaTCGATACCGAATCGATATCGAACCGATACCGAAGTGCGTGGAGGGGGAAACCCGCGGGTGAAATCGGTAAGGAGGGAAATATCAaatttaagatattaatatataacgaaaaacagaaactcggggcgacggggctcgaacccaagacctccgcgttactggtcagccgcctaaccaactcccccaaacgccggcTCTCTGGCATTAGTCTTTCCCGAATGGGACATAtaccgaaaccaacggagcgtcacatatgtgacacacgcacacacacacaccatgagccgttgccaaacgtcagcgtataataatttatttttgtgagAAATTGTATCGAATGGTGTCGGATGATGTCgagaaagatcggcgttttacaTACCACGTATTCGGGGGACGGGGGTATGGGGAAAGAGACAGCATTACTTAGTGGTACAATCACGgttattttaaagctaaattcggggagggaaagagagagcacTACATAGTGGTACAATTACATTTATTctaaagc
This window contains:
- the LOC143371246 gene encoding LOW QUALITY PROTEIN: uncharacterized protein LOC143371246 (The sequence of the model RefSeq protein was modified relative to this genomic sequence to represent the inferred CDS: inserted 1 base in 1 codon) is translated as MEVDSITEMFSTSEEKYGVKYGNYIGDGDSKTFKAVLDLKPYGDDFHVTKSECVSHVEKRMGSRLRNVKKEKKLGGRGKLTDTLIKKLTKYYGLAIRRNIESADEMEKAIMATYFHLCFTDENPRHDNCPVGADSWCGYRAAQAAGLNFKHPPPLHSDVXDNIFPIYQSLYNHDLLERCLGGHTQNANESFNATVWRLTPKHLHSGRKIIEIASYIAAGIFNEGYAAILNILETLKITIEPQCKLYADTYKAERTKRQERRSLWGSKEARMARRQLQIEQNELFEEAEGILYGPGIAD